The following coding sequences lie in one Vibrio aerogenes genomic window:
- a CDS encoding RDD family protein → MKEKTLEYAGFWVRFGATCIDTFLFLLISAPLLRWAYSGFSFSSGVPFFSVWNILLNWIFPLAATVAFWVYRSATPGKMALKLQVLDAKTGEPLSVPRSVLRYFAYYISAFPLCLGFIWVAFNSKKQGWHDLIARTVVVRPADRGVEAVQFHEVTEKTPEEKVNAQ, encoded by the coding sequence ATGAAAGAAAAAACCTTAGAATATGCCGGTTTCTGGGTACGGTTTGGCGCGACATGTATTGATACATTTCTGTTTTTATTAATCAGTGCGCCTTTGTTGCGCTGGGCTTATAGCGGTTTCTCTTTCAGTAGCGGGGTTCCTTTTTTCAGTGTCTGGAATATTTTACTGAACTGGATTTTCCCGCTGGCGGCAACGGTGGCATTCTGGGTTTACCGCTCTGCGACCCCCGGTAAAATGGCATTAAAATTACAGGTTCTGGATGCAAAAACCGGAGAACCCTTATCGGTTCCCCGGTCTGTTTTGCGTTATTTTGCCTACTACATCAGCGCCTTTCCTCTTTGCCTTGGTTTTATTTGGGTTGCATTTAACAGCAAAAAGCAGGGCTGGCATGATCTGATAGCAAGAACAGTCGTGGTCCGGCCGGCTGACCGGGGTGTTGAGGCGGTTCAGTTCCATGAGGTCACAGAGAAAACACCAGAGGAAAAGGTCAACGCTCAATAA
- a CDS encoding class I SAM-dependent DNA methyltransferase has product MAEGWDQLAITWEKDESNIEFAEKAFAELMKKVSPEGCHVLDFGCGTGLLSQFISPHAKSIVALDASESMIEELDKKELVNVEPVVDSLTRGLVAQHPAFRKQFDLIVACSVCGWLPHLAESLTVAYSLLDQGGQFVHWDFISDDEDRASGVGMVEMQDELIQAGFADVHVSRVFKITCGHKQISVMMGIATK; this is encoded by the coding sequence ATGGCAGAGGGTTGGGATCAACTCGCAATCACATGGGAAAAAGACGAATCGAACATTGAGTTTGCAGAAAAAGCCTTTGCTGAATTGATGAAGAAAGTGTCTCCGGAAGGCTGCCATGTGCTGGATTTTGGCTGTGGTACCGGATTATTGAGCCAGTTCATTTCTCCTCATGCAAAGTCAATTGTTGCCTTGGATGCTTCTGAGTCCATGATTGAAGAACTGGATAAAAAAGAGCTGGTGAATGTTGAACCTGTGGTTGACTCGTTAACCCGCGGACTGGTGGCACAACATCCGGCATTCCGGAAACAGTTTGACCTGATTGTTGCGTGTTCTGTATGTGGCTGGCTGCCACATTTGGCGGAGTCTTTGACGGTGGCTTATTCGCTGTTAGATCAAGGCGGACAGTTTGTTCACTGGGATTTTATTTCTGATGATGAAGACCGGGCATCCGGTGTCGGTATGGTAGAAATGCAGGATGAACTGATTCAGGCTGGTTTTGCGGATGTGCATGTATCAAGGGTTTTTAAAATCACTTGCGGGCATAAACAAATCTCGGTGATGATGGGAATCGCAACCAAATAA
- a CDS encoding DUF3299 domain-containing protein has protein sequence MKQFKKVQWVCLLVCLISSLYNAGWAIAAKETQSEVMALNWEDLIPEKERMQVPVVDDTPVDHDDDTPPQMKIGSVRHELNNRLIKIPGFVIPLEGDDKSVTEFLLVPFLGACIHVPPPPPNQIIYVKFKDGAPIKKLWDIVNVVGYLKTETVNLDLGEAAYVLYGNQLEDYQSEL, from the coding sequence ATGAAGCAATTTAAAAAAGTACAATGGGTATGTTTGCTGGTCTGTCTGATCAGTAGTTTATACAACGCAGGATGGGCGATCGCAGCCAAAGAAACACAGTCCGAAGTCATGGCGCTGAACTGGGAAGATTTGATCCCTGAAAAAGAGCGTATGCAGGTGCCGGTGGTCGATGATACACCGGTTGATCATGATGACGATACGCCGCCTCAGATGAAAATTGGCAGTGTACGTCATGAGCTGAATAACCGGCTGATTAAAATTCCCGGATTTGTGATTCCGCTGGAAGGCGATGATAAATCCGTGACAGAATTTTTGCTGGTGCCATTTCTCGGTGCCTGTATCCACGTGCCGCCGCCGCCACCCAATCAGATTATTTATGTGAAATTTAAAGATGGCGCTCCCATCAAAAAGTTGTGGGATATTGTGAATGTGGTGGGATACCTGAAAACGGAAACCGTCAACCTTGATTTGGGAGAGGCGGCGTATGTACTGTATGGGAATCAACTGGAAGATTACCAGTCTGAGTTGTAA
- a CDS encoding alkaline phosphatase: MKRNILLASGILASLAGCTANHSYVDAPQKNDAWFVEAQQQIAKAKANKPIDKPAKNVILFVGDGMSIGTITAARIFEGQRRGMMGEEYKLAFEQMPYVALSKTYNTDAQTPDSAGTASAMVTGVKTKQGVISINDNVQRGFCNTQKGNEAKTAWEMAAEKGLSVGVVSTARITHATPATAYAHSADRNWEDDAKLPNIAKNQGCVDIASQLISFNDGKGLDVVLGGGRREFIPKTTIDPEGKKGKRKDGRNLIEEWQAMHPDGAYVYDKAGFDAIAPNTKKVFGLFESSHMKYEADRRDGEPSLAEMTSKAIDVLSQNKDGYILMVEAGRIDHAHHAGNAARALADTVAYDDAIKAALDKTNAKDTLIIVTADHAHTLISNGYADRGNPILGLSKKNGKYSKDKYGKHYTTLAYGNGPGAVKKAAGSRHNPTQEEVLKLDYKQQSLIKLDSETHSGEDVAIFARGPEAYLFQGAVEQNYIFHVMNEALGLTK; this comes from the coding sequence GTGAAACGTAATATCCTGTTAGCGAGTGGTATTTTAGCGTCTCTTGCTGGTTGTACAGCCAACCATTCTTATGTTGATGCCCCACAAAAAAATGATGCGTGGTTTGTGGAAGCGCAACAACAAATCGCCAAAGCAAAAGCGAATAAGCCCATTGATAAACCAGCAAAAAACGTTATTTTGTTTGTCGGTGACGGCATGAGTATCGGCACAATCACAGCCGCCCGGATTTTTGAAGGACAACGCCGGGGCATGATGGGAGAAGAGTATAAACTCGCCTTTGAACAAATGCCTTATGTGGCTTTATCCAAAACATATAATACAGATGCGCAAACACCTGATTCAGCAGGTACAGCCTCTGCCATGGTGACCGGAGTCAAAACCAAGCAAGGCGTGATCAGTATTAATGACAATGTCCAGCGCGGATTCTGCAATACCCAAAAGGGAAATGAAGCTAAAACTGCCTGGGAAATGGCGGCTGAGAAAGGCCTGTCAGTGGGCGTCGTTTCAACGGCCCGTATCACGCACGCAACACCGGCAACCGCTTATGCACACAGTGCAGACCGGAACTGGGAAGATGATGCGAAGCTTCCAAACATTGCTAAAAATCAGGGTTGTGTGGATATTGCAAGCCAGCTGATTTCATTTAACGATGGCAAAGGTTTGGATGTTGTGCTTGGTGGCGGCCGCCGTGAATTCATTCCCAAAACAACCATCGACCCTGAAGGCAAGAAAGGGAAACGGAAAGATGGCCGTAATCTGATTGAAGAGTGGCAGGCCATGCATCCGGACGGTGCTTATGTTTATGACAAAGCCGGTTTCGATGCCATTGCGCCAAACACGAAAAAAGTCTTTGGTCTGTTTGAAAGCAGCCATATGAAATATGAAGCCGACCGCCGTGATGGTGAACCTTCTCTGGCAGAAATGACCTCAAAAGCAATTGATGTGCTGTCACAAAATAAAGACGGATATATCCTGATGGTTGAAGCTGGCCGGATTGACCACGCGCACCATGCCGGCAATGCAGCCCGTGCTCTGGCAGATACCGTCGCTTATGATGATGCGATTAAAGCTGCGCTGGATAAAACAAATGCGAAAGATACGCTGATTATCGTAACTGCTGACCATGCGCATACGTTGATTTCAAATGGTTATGCGGACCGTGGTAATCCGATTCTTGGTTTATCGAAGAAAAACGGTAAATACAGCAAAGATAAATATGGCAAACATTATACAACTCTGGCTTACGGTAATGGTCCGGGTGCAGTGAAAAAAGCCGCGGGTTCACGCCATAATCCGACTCAGGAAGAAGTCCTGAAGCTGGATTACAAGCAACAGTCGCTGATCAAACTGGATTCTGAAACACACTCAGGTGAAGATGTCGCTATCTTTGCCCGCGGACCAGAAGCTTACCTGTTCCAGGGCGCTGTTGAGCAGAATTACATTTTCCATGTCATGAATG